A portion of the Streptomyces sp. NBC_00376 genome contains these proteins:
- a CDS encoding DNA polymerase IV, with product MRAAPTILHLDMDAFYASAEQAAKPSLRGKPVVVGGLGPRGVVATASYEARRFGVHSAMPTAQARRLAPNAAYLVPRFQLYRTVSDQVMELLARLSPLVEPLSLDEAFVDLEAGGTADDAASAREIGEQLRTAIKAVTGLTGSVGLAGSKMLAKIASEEAKPDGLLLIEPGTERALLAPMTVRILPGVGPATADHLRRAGMTTVDDLVEAGEDELVRLLGKAHGGSLHRMAFGYDDRPVVAERDAKSVSVEDTFDADLHDRVRIRTEVERLADRCVQRLRGAGRSGRTVVLKVRRYDFSTLTRSETLRGPTDDPTVVREAAARLLEAVDTTGGIRLLGVGVTGLADYTQEDLFAQAAGERNAAEEAAGQSAEDSAEGAAPAGDDGGGPPGDPRAPAPETAEQRAARRWPAGHDVHHGTYGHGWVQGSGVGRVTVRFEEPGSAPGRVRTFRIDDPELRPADPLPLVRDPVDYSSWPASLPKSLSGPISSGGESRP from the coding sequence GTGAGAGCCGCGCCCACCATCCTGCATCTGGACATGGATGCCTTCTACGCCTCCGCCGAGCAGGCGGCCAAGCCCAGCCTGCGCGGCAAGCCGGTCGTGGTGGGCGGGCTCGGGCCGCGCGGAGTCGTCGCCACCGCGTCGTACGAGGCCCGTCGCTTCGGGGTGCACTCGGCGATGCCCACGGCGCAGGCGCGGCGGCTGGCGCCCAACGCGGCCTATCTGGTGCCCCGCTTCCAGCTGTACCGGACCGTCAGCGACCAGGTGATGGAGCTGCTCGCCCGGCTCTCGCCGCTGGTGGAGCCGCTCAGCCTGGACGAGGCCTTCGTGGACCTGGAGGCCGGGGGGACGGCCGACGACGCGGCTTCGGCGCGGGAGATCGGTGAGCAGCTGCGTACGGCCATCAAGGCGGTCACTGGGCTCACCGGCTCGGTCGGGCTCGCCGGTTCCAAGATGCTTGCCAAGATCGCTTCGGAGGAGGCGAAGCCGGACGGCCTGCTGCTCATAGAGCCGGGCACGGAGCGGGCGCTGCTCGCACCCATGACGGTGCGGATCCTCCCCGGGGTCGGGCCGGCGACGGCGGATCATCTGCGCCGTGCGGGGATGACGACGGTCGACGACCTGGTCGAGGCGGGCGAGGACGAGCTCGTACGCCTGCTGGGGAAGGCGCACGGCGGCTCGCTGCACCGCATGGCGTTCGGGTACGACGACCGGCCGGTGGTCGCGGAGCGGGACGCCAAATCGGTGTCCGTCGAGGACACCTTCGACGCCGACCTGCATGACCGGGTGCGGATCAGGACGGAGGTCGAGCGGCTGGCCGACCGGTGCGTCCAGCGCTTGCGGGGCGCGGGGAGGTCCGGGCGCACCGTGGTGCTGAAGGTGCGCCGGTACGACTTCTCGACGCTCACGCGGTCCGAGACGCTCCGTGGGCCCACGGACGACCCCACGGTGGTCCGTGAGGCCGCCGCACGGCTCCTGGAGGCCGTTGACACCACCGGAGGCATCCGGCTCCTGGGAGTGGGCGTGACGGGGCTCGCCGACTACACCCAGGAGGATCTTTTCGCCCAGGCCGCCGGCGAGCGGAACGCGGCCGAGGAAGCCGCCGGTCAGTCGGCCGAGGACTCGGCGGAGGGGGCGGCACCGGCGGGGGACGACGGGGGCGGGCCGCCGGGCGATCCCCGGGCACCGGCCCCGGAGACCGCCGAGCAGCGCGCAGCTCGGCGCTGGCCCGCCGGACACGACGTGCACCACGGGACGTACGGCCATGGCTGGGTGCAGGGCAGTGGTGTCGGCCGGGTGACGGTGCGTTTCGAGGAGCCCGGGTCGGCGCCCGGCCGGGTGCGTACGTTCCGGATCGACGACCCGGAACTGCGGCCCGCCGATCCGCTGCCGTTGGTGAGGGACCCGGTGGACTACTCGTCCTGGCCGGCCAGCCTGCCGAAGTCCCTGTCCGGACCGATCTCCTCGGGCGGGGAGTCCAGACCGTAG
- a CDS encoding PRC-barrel domain-containing protein: MQSDIDPRRLIGRKAFDRKGTKIGTVDEVYLDDATGVPEWAAVRTGLFSRDAFVPLEPSEFVEDTLRIPFDRALIKDAPDFGVGRHLSPEQELQLYRHYGLDSPPEEIGPDRDFGRLAGQDE, from the coding sequence GTGCAGAGCGACATCGATCCGCGCCGCCTGATCGGCCGCAAGGCGTTCGACCGCAAGGGCACCAAGATCGGGACCGTGGACGAGGTGTATCTCGACGACGCGACCGGTGTGCCCGAGTGGGCAGCCGTACGTACCGGACTCTTCAGCCGGGACGCGTTCGTCCCGCTGGAACCCAGCGAATTCGTGGAGGACACGCTCCGCATCCCCTTCGACCGTGCGCTCATCAAGGACGCACCGGACTTCGGTGTAGGCCGTCATCTCTCGCCGGAACAGGAGCTCCAGCTCTACCGGCACTACGGTCTGGACTCCCCGCCCGAGGAGATCGGTCCGGACAGGGACTTCGGCAGGCTGGCCGGCCAGGACGAGTAG
- the gcvP gene encoding aminomethyl-transferring glycine dehydrogenase — translation MTPRRTPLSQLEQGIPFEQRHIGPDDEAQSKMLAQVGYGSLDELTAAAVPDVIKSAEALALPSARTEAEVLAELRELADRNQVLAPMIGLGYYGTFTPPVILRNVMENPAWYTAYTPYQPEISQGRLEALLNFQTMVAELTGLPTSGASLLDEGTAAAEAMALSRRVGKVKDGVFLVDADALPQTVAVIETRAEPTGVEVVVADLSEGIPAELAERGVFGVLVQYPGASGAVRDIKPVIDQAHELGAIVTVAADLLALTLLTSPGDLGADIAIGTTQRFGVPMGFGGPHAGFMAVREKFARSLPGRLVGVSVDADGNKAYRLALQTREQHIRREKATSNICTAQVLLAVMAGMYAVYHGPDGLRTIARRTHRYATILAEGLRAAGVDVVTGAFFDTLTVRVPGGAAKTVAAARERGVNLRLVDADLVSVACDETTTRTQIAAVWAAFGADGDIEALDATVADALPEALLRTDEILTHPVFHQHRSETAMLRYLRKLADRDYALDRGMIPLGSCTMKLNATTEMEPVTWPEFGALHPFAPAEQAQGFLTLIRELEERLAEVTGYDAVSIQPNAGSQGEFAGLLAVRAYHRANGDDQRTVCLIPSSAHGTNAASAVMAGMKVVVVRTADDGEVDVDDLRAKIEKHRDELAVLMITYPSTHGVFEEHVADICAEVHDAGGQVYVDGANLNALVGLAKPGRFGGDVSHLNLHKTFCIPHGGGGPGVGPVGVRAHLAPYLPNHPLQPAAGPETGVGPISAAPWGSAGILPISWAYVRLMGGEGLKRATQVAVLAANYIAKRLEPHYPILYNGPAGLVAHECIVDLRPISKATGVSVDDIAKRLIDYGFHSPTMSFPVAGTLMIEPTESENLAELDRFCDTMIAIRGEVEKVASGEWSADDNPLHNAPHTAAMLGGEWKHGYSREVAVFPAGVSAADKYWPPVRRIDGAFGDRNLVCSCPPLDEYDN, via the coding sequence ATGACCCCCCGTCGCACTCCGCTCTCCCAGCTGGAGCAGGGCATTCCGTTCGAGCAGCGCCACATCGGTCCCGATGACGAGGCGCAGTCGAAGATGCTCGCCCAGGTCGGTTACGGCTCGCTGGACGAACTCACCGCTGCCGCGGTGCCCGATGTCATCAAGAGCGCCGAGGCGCTCGCACTGCCGTCCGCTCGCACCGAGGCCGAGGTCCTCGCCGAGCTGCGCGAGCTCGCGGACCGCAACCAGGTGCTGGCCCCGATGATCGGGCTCGGCTACTACGGCACCTTCACCCCGCCGGTGATCCTGCGCAACGTCATGGAGAACCCCGCCTGGTACACGGCCTACACGCCGTACCAGCCGGAGATCTCGCAGGGCCGCCTGGAGGCGCTGCTCAACTTCCAGACCATGGTCGCCGAGCTGACCGGGCTGCCCACCTCCGGTGCCTCGCTGCTCGACGAGGGCACCGCGGCCGCCGAGGCCATGGCGCTCTCCCGGCGCGTCGGCAAGGTGAAGGACGGTGTCTTCCTGGTCGACGCCGACGCCCTGCCGCAGACGGTCGCGGTCATAGAGACCCGCGCCGAGCCGACCGGTGTCGAGGTCGTCGTCGCCGACCTGTCCGAGGGCATCCCGGCGGAGCTCGCCGAGCGCGGTGTCTTCGGCGTGCTGGTGCAGTACCCGGGCGCCTCCGGAGCGGTCCGGGACATCAAGCCCGTCATCGATCAGGCCCACGAGCTGGGTGCGATCGTCACGGTCGCCGCCGACCTGCTCGCCCTGACCCTGCTCACCTCGCCCGGTGACCTGGGCGCGGACATCGCGATCGGTACCACGCAGCGCTTCGGTGTGCCGATGGGCTTCGGCGGACCGCACGCAGGATTCATGGCCGTGCGCGAGAAGTTCGCCCGCAGCCTTCCGGGCCGTCTCGTCGGTGTCTCCGTCGACGCGGACGGCAACAAGGCCTACCGGCTGGCCCTGCAGACCCGCGAGCAGCACATCCGCCGCGAGAAGGCCACCAGCAACATCTGTACCGCCCAGGTGCTGCTCGCCGTCATGGCCGGAATGTACGCGGTGTACCACGGCCCGGACGGGCTGCGGACGATCGCCCGGCGCACCCACCGCTACGCGACGATCCTGGCCGAGGGCCTGCGCGCCGCCGGGGTCGACGTCGTGACCGGCGCCTTCTTCGACACCCTCACCGTGCGCGTCCCGGGCGGGGCCGCGAAGACCGTCGCCGCCGCCCGTGAGCGCGGGGTCAACCTGCGGCTCGTCGACGCCGACCTGGTCTCCGTCGCCTGCGACGAGACCACCACGCGTACGCAGATCGCCGCAGTCTGGGCCGCCTTCGGCGCCGACGGGGACATCGAGGCGCTGGACGCCACCGTCGCCGACGCGCTTCCCGAGGCGCTGCTGCGCACCGACGAGATCCTCACCCACCCGGTCTTCCACCAGCACCGCTCCGAGACCGCGATGCTGCGCTACCTGCGCAAGCTCGCCGACCGCGACTACGCGCTGGACCGCGGCATGATCCCGCTCGGCTCCTGCACCATGAAGCTGAACGCGACCACCGAGATGGAGCCGGTCACCTGGCCCGAGTTCGGCGCGCTGCACCCCTTCGCACCGGCCGAGCAGGCGCAGGGCTTCCTCACCCTCATCCGCGAGCTGGAGGAGCGCCTCGCCGAGGTCACCGGCTACGACGCCGTCTCCATCCAGCCGAACGCGGGATCGCAGGGCGAGTTCGCGGGCCTGCTGGCCGTACGCGCGTACCACCGGGCCAACGGTGACGACCAGCGCACCGTCTGCCTCATCCCGTCCTCCGCGCACGGCACCAACGCGGCCAGCGCCGTCATGGCCGGCATGAAGGTCGTCGTGGTGAGGACCGCCGACGACGGCGAGGTGGACGTCGATGACCTGCGCGCCAAGATCGAGAAGCACCGCGACGAGCTCGCCGTACTCATGATCACGTACCCGTCGACGCACGGTGTGTTCGAGGAGCACGTCGCCGACATCTGCGCCGAGGTGCACGACGCCGGCGGTCAGGTGTACGTCGACGGCGCCAACCTCAACGCGCTGGTGGGCCTCGCGAAGCCGGGCCGCTTCGGCGGCGACGTCTCGCACCTGAACCTGCACAAGACCTTCTGCATCCCGCACGGCGGCGGCGGCCCCGGCGTCGGCCCGGTCGGGGTGCGCGCGCACCTCGCGCCGTACCTGCCGAACCACCCGCTGCAGCCCGCCGCGGGCCCCGAGACCGGGGTCGGACCGATCTCGGCCGCTCCGTGGGGTTCGGCCGGCATCCTGCCCATCTCCTGGGCGTACGTGCGGCTGATGGGCGGGGAGGGCCTGAAGCGGGCCACGCAGGTCGCCGTGCTCGCGGCCAACTACATCGCCAAGCGTCTGGAGCCGCACTACCCGATCCTGTACAACGGCCCGGCCGGTCTGGTCGCGCACGAGTGCATCGTGGACCTGCGGCCGATCTCCAAGGCCACCGGCGTCAGCGTCGACGACATCGCCAAGCGTCTGATCGACTACGGCTTCCACTCGCCGACCATGTCGTTCCCGGTCGCCGGGACGCTGATGATCGAGCCGACCGAGAGCGAGAACCTCGCGGAGCTCGACCGGTTCTGCGACACGATGATCGCCATTCGCGGCGAGGTCGAGAAGGTGGCCTCCGGCGAGTGGAGCGCGGACGACAACCCGCTGCACAATGCTCCGCACACCGCGGCGATGCTGGGCGGGGAGTGGAAGCACGGGTACAGCCGTGAGGTGGCGGTCTTCCCGGCCGGCGTCTCGGCCGCCGACAAGTACTGGCCGCCGGTGCGCCGGATCGACGGCGCCTTCGGTGACCGCAACCTCGTCTGCTCCTGCCCGCCGCTGGACGAGTACGACAACTGA
- a CDS encoding DUF5999 family protein codes for MCQHQPPCPTADSADREAARLMAHHPEQGWSLLCNGVLLFEDTGELLPDGQIIAPHRPLGTDRVMKAA; via the coding sequence ATGTGCCAGCACCAGCCACCATGCCCGACCGCCGATTCAGCCGACCGGGAAGCCGCCCGCCTGATGGCCCACCACCCGGAGCAGGGCTGGAGCCTGCTGTGCAACGGAGTCCTGCTCTTCGAGGACACCGGTGAGCTGCTCCCCGACGGTCAGATCATCGCTCCGCACCGGCCCCTGGGGACCGACCGGGTGATGAAGGCCGCCTGA
- a CDS encoding glutamate-cysteine ligase family protein produces MGEKVVAGAFDLSDRQGYRRKLHQCLEGLERLLEERRFDRPRNLMGVEIELNLAGADGMPKMMNGEVLPRIASRDFQMELGMFNLEVNIVPHRLDGQVFDQLAEELRTGLGYAHRKAGEVDAGIMMIGILPTLRREDLVAANLSDADRYTLLNDQIVAARGEDFSLDIQGVERLVSTSASITPEAACTSVQLHLQVTPGRFAAVWNAAQAVAGVQIALGANSPFLFGRELWRESRPPLFQQATDTRPPELQNQGVRPRTWFGERWIGSAYELFEENLRYFPPLLPICDEEEPLRVLDEGGVPRLQELVLHNGTVYRWNRPVYGLADGVPHLRVENRVLPAGPTVTDLIANAALYYGLVRALAEESRPVWTRLPFAAAEENFDTACRLGIDAELTWPRPGRAGGLTRVPAVKLVRDELLPLAAAGLDAWNIEPADRDRYLGVIEERCKRRVNGASWQADTYHRAREAGLDRHAALAATTRRYAELMHSGEPVHSWPTGAPKP; encoded by the coding sequence ATGGGGGAGAAGGTCGTGGCGGGCGCCTTTGACCTGTCCGATCGGCAGGGGTACCGGAGGAAGCTCCACCAGTGCCTGGAGGGGCTGGAGCGGCTGTTGGAGGAGCGGAGGTTCGACCGGCCGCGCAACCTCATGGGCGTGGAGATCGAGCTGAATCTCGCGGGCGCCGACGGCATGCCGAAGATGATGAATGGGGAGGTCCTCCCACGCATCGCGAGCCGTGATTTCCAGATGGAACTCGGGATGTTCAATTTGGAGGTGAACATAGTCCCGCACCGCCTGGACGGGCAGGTTTTCGACCAGTTGGCCGAAGAGCTCAGGACCGGGCTCGGATATGCCCACCGGAAGGCGGGCGAGGTCGACGCCGGGATCATGATGATCGGTATTCTGCCCACCCTGCGCCGCGAGGACCTCGTCGCGGCGAACCTCTCGGACGCGGACCGCTACACACTGCTCAACGATCAAATCGTGGCCGCCCGGGGCGAGGATTTCTCCCTCGATATCCAGGGCGTGGAGCGGTTGGTGTCCACCTCCGCCTCGATCACCCCGGAGGCCGCCTGCACCTCGGTCCAGCTCCACCTGCAGGTGACACCGGGTCGATTCGCGGCCGTGTGGAACGCCGCCCAGGCCGTCGCCGGGGTCCAGATCGCACTGGGCGCCAACTCGCCGTTCCTGTTCGGCAGGGAGCTGTGGCGGGAGTCGCGGCCGCCGCTCTTCCAGCAGGCCACCGACACCAGGCCGCCCGAACTCCAGAACCAGGGAGTGCGGCCCAGGACCTGGTTCGGTGAACGGTGGATCGGCTCGGCGTACGAGCTCTTCGAGGAGAACCTGCGCTACTTCCCGCCGCTGCTCCCGATCTGCGACGAGGAGGAGCCGCTGCGGGTCCTGGACGAGGGCGGGGTGCCGCGGTTGCAGGAACTGGTGCTCCACAACGGCACGGTCTACCGCTGGAACCGGCCCGTGTACGGGCTGGCCGACGGCGTCCCCCATCTGCGGGTGGAGAACCGGGTCCTGCCCGCCGGACCCACGGTCACCGATCTGATCGCCAACGCGGCCCTGTACTACGGGCTCGTGCGGGCGCTCGCCGAGGAGTCCCGCCCGGTGTGGACGCGGCTGCCGTTCGCCGCGGCGGAGGAGAACTTCGACACGGCGTGCCGCCTGGGCATCGACGCGGAGCTGACCTGGCCGCGTCCCGGCCGTGCGGGCGGGCTCACCCGGGTGCCCGCCGTCAAGCTGGTACGCGACGAGCTGCTGCCGCTGGCCGCGGCGGGGCTCGATGCCTGGAACATCGAGCCCGCTGACCGCGACCGCTACCTCGGCGTCATCGAGGAGCGCTGCAAACGACGGGTGAACGGGGCTTCCTGGCAGGCGGACACCTACCACCGGGCACGGGAGGCAGGGCTCGACCGGCACGCGGCGCTGGCCGCGACGACCCGGCGGTACGCCGAGCTGATGCACAGCGGGGAGCCCGTGCACAGCTGGCCGACGGGTGCTCCCAAGCCCTGA
- a CDS encoding substrate-binding and VWA domain-containing protein, producing MGRHSLPDDYAGDGSGDGSPPRRRRTVVIATTLVLAVVAGTAVAAQSGLLSFSKSCEDSAVRLSMMASPDIAPAVRAIADKARKDEVRSDGRCLYVTVVARDSYKVAGALSDGTRTPDFQIWLPDSDLWPDRAKGSGDGVPVTPGDSIASSPVTLAMVPSAAKGLGWPKKKYSWAELTAAAMESDKMRLGSADPARSATGLLALTSIGASSEKQGGDSDTRVAATAKLLAQRMSDSDAQVLETLAQGDSGAEQGNPERNQAVPLSEQAAFTHNAESTGSGKLDLFYPEDGTPLLNYPYTMVDETAMSTSESRAALRFRTLLDEPASQATLEKHGFRNADGTAGESVVAPAGGKKPQPYATAGADAPTAEALQQTLGMWTITVQSARLTTVVDASGSMATIVPGRNQSRMDVTKASLIQALNQFTPNDEIGLWEFATRLDGDKDYRKLVPATRLGDPAKGGGTHREKLSAAFAALQPVPDGATGLYDTMLAAYKDAQATYVKGKFNAVVILTDGSNQDSLSISRSALIAELRRIADPERPVPLLAIAVGPEADRDEVNEIAKVTGGGGYQVIDPAEIQTVILQAIMTAGQSGHAGQD from the coding sequence ATGGGACGTCACAGCTTGCCCGATGACTACGCGGGAGACGGAAGCGGGGACGGATCACCACCACGCCGTCGGCGTACCGTTGTGATCGCCACCACGCTCGTCCTCGCAGTGGTGGCGGGCACGGCCGTAGCGGCGCAAAGCGGCCTGTTGTCGTTCTCGAAGAGCTGCGAGGACTCCGCCGTACGCCTGTCCATGATGGCCTCCCCGGACATCGCCCCCGCCGTTCGCGCCATCGCCGACAAGGCGCGCAAGGACGAGGTGCGTTCCGACGGTCGCTGTCTGTACGTGACGGTGGTCGCCCGCGACTCCTACAAGGTCGCCGGTGCCCTCTCCGACGGCACGCGTACCCCGGACTTCCAGATCTGGCTGCCCGACTCCGACCTCTGGCCCGACCGGGCCAAGGGTTCCGGTGACGGCGTCCCGGTCACACCGGGCGACTCCATCGCGTCCTCCCCCGTGACCCTGGCCATGGTTCCGTCCGCGGCCAAGGGCCTCGGCTGGCCGAAGAAGAAGTACTCCTGGGCGGAGTTGACGGCCGCCGCCATGGAATCGGACAAAATGCGCCTCGGCTCGGCCGACCCCGCACGCAGCGCCACCGGCCTGCTGGCGCTCACCAGCATCGGTGCGTCCTCCGAGAAGCAGGGCGGAGACAGCGACACCAGGGTCGCGGCGACCGCCAAGCTGCTCGCGCAGCGCATGTCGGACAGTGACGCCCAGGTGCTGGAGACCCTGGCACAGGGCGACTCGGGCGCCGAACAGGGCAACCCGGAACGCAACCAGGCGGTGCCCCTCTCCGAGCAGGCCGCTTTCACCCACAACGCTGAGTCGACCGGCAGCGGAAAGCTCGATCTCTTCTACCCCGAGGACGGCACACCGCTGCTCAACTACCCCTACACGATGGTCGACGAGACCGCTATGAGCACGTCCGAGAGCCGGGCGGCGCTGCGGTTCAGAACGCTGCTGGACGAACCCGCCTCGCAGGCCACACTGGAGAAGCACGGCTTCAGGAACGCCGACGGCACCGCGGGCGAGTCGGTGGTCGCTCCGGCCGGTGGCAAGAAGCCCCAGCCCTATGCCACCGCGGGCGCCGACGCACCGACCGCCGAGGCGCTCCAGCAGACCCTCGGCATGTGGACGATCACGGTGCAGAGCGCCCGGCTGACCACGGTCGTCGACGCCTCGGGGTCCATGGCCACGATCGTCCCGGGACGCAACCAGTCCCGGATGGACGTCACCAAGGCGTCCCTGATCCAGGCCCTCAACCAGTTCACCCCGAACGACGAGATCGGGCTCTGGGAGTTCGCCACCAGGCTCGACGGCGACAAGGACTACCGCAAACTGGTCCCGGCCACCAGGCTGGGCGATCCGGCGAAGGGCGGCGGCACCCACCGCGAGAAGCTCTCCGCGGCCTTCGCGGCGCTGCAACCCGTACCGGACGGCGCGACCGGTCTCTACGACACCATGCTCGCCGCCTACAAGGACGCCCAGGCGACCTATGTGAAGGGCAAGTTCAACGCGGTCGTGATCCTCACCGACGGCTCGAACCAGGACAGCCTCTCCATCTCCCGCAGTGCACTGATCGCGGAACTGAGGCGGATCGCCGATCCGGAGCGTCCGGTGCCGCTGCTCGCCATCGCGGTCGGTCCCGAGGCCGACCGCGATGAGGTGAACGAGATAGCGAAGGTGACCGGCGGCGGTGGCTACCAGGTCATCGACCCGGCCGAGATCCAGACGGTGATCCTGCAGGCCATCATGACGGCCGGCCAGAGCGGTCACGCCGGCCAGGACTAG
- a CDS encoding CPBP family intramembrane glutamic endopeptidase, whose protein sequence is MADSFPREASSRRILRSETILVLALSLGASAVSALISFVGSLTKPGGLKDQAATLNSSYAPGRPWLDLAWQLFGITTALVPVALVAHLLIREDTGLRVIGFDRTRPWPDLGRGTMVAAGIGSAGLAFYLVARAAGFNLTVVPESLPDGWWKFPVLILSAIQNSVVEEVIVVGYLLRRLGQLGWTPMAALVASSVLRGSYHLYQGIGGFIGNMVMGVVFVLLYRRWGRVGPLVAAHALLDIGAFVGYALLAGKVGWLPTP, encoded by the coding sequence ATGGCTGATTCTTTCCCCCGGGAGGCTTCTTCGCGACGGATCCTGCGGTCCGAAACGATCCTCGTGCTGGCTCTCTCATTGGGCGCCAGCGCGGTGTCTGCCCTGATCAGTTTTGTCGGATCACTGACGAAACCAGGGGGTTTGAAGGATCAGGCGGCGACGCTCAACAGCTCGTACGCTCCGGGACGTCCATGGCTGGATCTCGCCTGGCAACTCTTCGGTATCACGACGGCCCTGGTGCCCGTCGCCCTGGTCGCGCATCTGCTGATCAGGGAGGACACCGGGCTGCGGGTCATCGGTTTCGACCGCACCAGGCCGTGGCCGGACCTGGGACGCGGCACGATGGTCGCGGCGGGGATCGGAAGCGCCGGCCTCGCCTTCTACCTGGTGGCCAGGGCCGCCGGATTCAACCTGACCGTGGTCCCGGAGTCACTGCCCGACGGGTGGTGGAAGTTCCCGGTCCTGATCCTGTCCGCGATCCAGAACTCCGTCGTGGAGGAAGTGATCGTCGTCGGGTATCTGCTGCGCAGACTGGGGCAGTTGGGGTGGACGCCGATGGCGGCACTGGTCGCCAGTTCGGTGCTGCGCGGCTCGTACCACCTGTATCAGGGGATCGGCGGCTTCATCGGGAACATGGTGATGGGCGTCGTCTTCGTACTGCTGTACCGGCGTTGGGGGCGGGTCGGGCCGCTGGTCGCGGCGCACGCGCTGCTGGATATCGGGGCGTTCGTCGGATACGCGCTGCTGGCGGGGAAGGTGGGCTGGTTGCCCACGCCGTGA
- a CDS encoding PhzF family phenazine biosynthesis protein: protein MRIRIVDTFTDRPFTGNPAGVLILDSDTFADDDRLQRIAMEVNLSETAFAHPLPPGGEADWALRWFTPTTEVDMCGHATLATAHVLHTTGTASGTVRFAARCGILTATARPDGGITLDFPTSPLTPEATPAGLAAALGAEPLSVHDTGPHIGDLLVELSDEATVRGLTPDVARLADVSRRGVIVTAAAQDPARGYDFVSRGFFPRVGIDEDPVTGSAHTALAPFWSARLGRDELTGLQASARSGLVRTALRGDRTLLTGDAVTVIDGELLASL, encoded by the coding sequence ATGAGGATTCGAATCGTCGACACGTTCACCGACCGCCCCTTCACCGGCAACCCGGCGGGGGTCCTGATCCTGGATTCCGACACCTTCGCCGACGACGATCGCCTCCAGCGGATCGCCATGGAAGTGAACCTCTCCGAGACCGCCTTCGCCCATCCACTGCCTCCGGGCGGCGAGGCCGACTGGGCGCTTCGCTGGTTCACCCCGACCACGGAGGTCGACATGTGCGGGCACGCCACCCTCGCCACCGCGCACGTCCTGCACACCACCGGGACGGCGAGCGGCACGGTGCGCTTCGCGGCCCGGTGCGGGATCCTCACCGCGACCGCCCGCCCCGACGGCGGGATCACCCTCGACTTCCCCACGTCCCCGTTGACACCGGAGGCCACCCCGGCCGGGCTGGCCGCCGCCCTGGGCGCGGAACCGCTCTCCGTCCACGACACCGGCCCGCACATCGGCGACCTGCTCGTCGAACTGTCCGACGAGGCGACCGTACGAGGGCTGACCCCCGATGTCGCCAGGCTGGCAGACGTGTCCCGGCGGGGCGTCATCGTCACGGCCGCCGCGCAGGACCCGGCCCGCGGCTACGACTTCGTCTCGCGCGGCTTCTTCCCGCGCGTCGGGATCGACGAGGACCCCGTGACCGGCAGCGCCCACACCGCGCTGGCGCCCTTCTGGTCGGCCCGCCTCGGCCGTGACGAACTGACCGGGCTACAGGCCTCCGCCCGTTCCGGCCTGGTACGGACCGCTTTGCGCGGCGACCGCACTCTGCTGACGGGCGACGCCGTGACGGTCATCGACGGCGAACTGCTCGCATCGCTCTGA
- a CDS encoding maleylpyruvate isomerase N-terminal domain-containing protein — translation MDLFSRSWTALRTAVAELQDEDFARPSGCAGWLVRDLVCHLVIDAQDVLITLATPAGAEPTRGAVTYWNVSKTPPTGDDPLDALIVRLAAAYEEPRLLKFHLDDVGSAAGRAAALADPALRVGTRDVVLTAGDYLRAYVLEWTLHHLDLGAYVPGAAEPPAEGLAGSREMLETIAGAAFPASFSDKDALLVGTGRRAPTGAEQAALGERAAKFPLFLG, via the coding sequence GTGGATCTCTTCTCACGCTCCTGGACCGCGCTGCGTACGGCGGTCGCCGAGCTTCAGGACGAGGACTTCGCGCGGCCGTCCGGCTGTGCCGGCTGGCTGGTGAGGGACCTGGTGTGCCATCTGGTCATCGATGCCCAGGACGTCCTGATCACCCTTGCGACGCCCGCCGGGGCGGAACCGACCCGCGGCGCGGTGACCTACTGGAACGTCTCGAAGACGCCGCCGACCGGCGACGATCCGCTGGATGCGCTGATCGTCCGGCTGGCCGCGGCGTACGAGGAGCCGCGCCTGCTCAAGTTCCACCTCGACGACGTCGGTTCCGCCGCCGGCCGCGCCGCCGCACTCGCCGACCCGGCTCTCCGGGTCGGCACCCGTGATGTGGTCCTCACCGCGGGCGACTACCTCCGTGCGTACGTCCTGGAGTGGACGCTGCACCACCTCGACCTCGGCGCGTACGTTCCGGGCGCGGCCGAACCGCCTGCGGAGGGGCTCGCCGGGTCCCGGGAGATGCTGGAGACCATCGCCGGGGCGGCGTTCCCCGCGTCGTTCTCCGACAAGGACGCGCTGCTGGTCGGCACGGGACGGCGTGCGCCGACCGGCGCGGAGCAGGCGGCACTGGGCGAACGGGCCGCGAAGTTCCCGCTCTTCCTCGGATGA